The DNA region CAACGCCATGTTTGAAGCTTCCGGCGGGCTGGGCACTCTCGGGTTCCCCGCCACCAATCGAGTGACCGGACTCAAGGACAGTGGTTCCTACCAGAACTTCCAGAATGGTGCGTTGGTCTCCAGCCCTGCAACGGGGATTCACCTCTCCATCGGAGCGACCCGCAACGCGTGGGCTGCAACCGGATTTGAAGGCGGAAGGCTTGGTTACCCGACAACCGACAACTACGTCACCGCTGATGGCAGCACCGTTCAGGACTACCAGGGCGGACGAATCACCATCGCCAAAGATGGAACCTACAAGGTTGAGTATGGTGTTTCGCGCAGCCAGTGAGTGGCGCAGCGTCCGCAGACAGCATCGCCGGGAATCCGTAGGCTGAACAGGCAAAAAGGCGTCAGGCGTGATTTGCGGGCAACACAAAACAGCCCCTGGCTGGCGTTTCCGCTGGCCAGGGGCTGTTTTCCTGTTGGTGCACCCCCCGGGACTTGAACCCGGAACCCATTGATTAAGAGTCAATTGCTCTGCCAATTGAGCTAGAGGTGCATCTGTTTGGTTTGATCTTTCGGGGCTTTTTCTTTCCCCGTTGATCTCCGCAACGACATGAAACTCTACACGAACTTCCCGCCCATGTGAAATCGAAGCGGCCGGTGCATCAAGCTTTATCCAGGAGGGGGCAGGGCCAGTACAAAATCAGGGTCTTGGTTGTTGCTGAGCAGCCAGATACGGCCATCCGGGGCCAGCACAACGTCCCGGATCCGGCCGTATTCCCGTGTGAAATAGGCCACAGGGGTGCCCGCGTTTTCCCCATCCAAGGGAACCTTCCACAGACGCTGGCCACGCAGCGCCCCGAGATAGGCCGTGGATCCGACGATTTCCAGCCCGCTGGGCGAAGAGTCCGCCGTGGAGGGCCATACAACCTTCGCGTCGAGGAACCCGTCGCGGTGGGGTGCTCCAGTCACCGCAGGCCACCCGTAATTGGCGCCTGGCAGGATCAGATTGAGTTCGTCGTTGACGTCGGGCCCGAATTCGCTGGCCCAGAACCTGCCCGCGCTGTCCCACGCCAGCCCTTGGACGTTGCGATGTCCAAGGCTGTAAACGGCGTTGCCGAAAGGGTTCCCGGGGGCTGGGTCCCCTTCGGGAGTCAGCCTCAGGATCTTGCCACCCAGGGCATTGGGGTCCTGCGGCTGTTCCCGGCGCGTTGAGTCGCCCGTTCCCACATAGAGGAATCCATCCGGGCCGAACCGGATCCTGCCGCCGTTGTGAATGGAAGCTTTGGGAATGCCGGTAAAAATTACGTCGGGATCGCCGAACATCAGCGACCCGTCAGGCTTCTCCTGAAGCTTCACCCGGGCAATCCGGTTGTCCTGCCTTGCGGTGAAGTACAGATACAGGTGGTTGTCTGTGGAGAAGGTGGGGGAGAGAGCGAGTCCGAGCAGGCCCCCTTCCCCTCCTGGTACAACATCAGGGACCCGGCCGATGGTGGTTGGTCTGCCATTGCGGACCGCCTTCAGCAGCGCCGAGTCCCGTTCAGAGATGATGGCCGTTCCATCCGGGAGGAATACCGTGGCCCATGGAACACTAAGTTGGAGGTCCAGCCGCTCCGCGACTGCCGGCTTTGAGCTGGTTCCCGTTCCAATGCTGGTGCTGTTGCCGGTGGGCAGCTCATTGCCGTCCCCCGTGCAGCCGGACAGCAGCAGTACCAAGCACGCCGTCCACAAGGCGGCGTGCCCGGATTGTGGAGGCGGACCCTCAGAGCCGGTTCCGCCTTGGGGCCCGGAACCCAGCAGCCTCCGCATGTGCCGCCGATTCAAACCAGACCTCCGCCCGCGTCTGCTCATAATCCGGATGCCCCTCCTCGTAATAGACCATGGATCCGGCGTCGCCCTTCACCGTGTAGTCGGCCGGGCCGCTGCCGTCGGAGCCCGGCGACGCGGAGCCCTCGCCGTAGGGCTGATCCACAGCAAGGTGGCCGGCAGGTTCGGTACCAGTTCCGAATCCCGCATCATCCCTTTCGGGTTCCTCCATGTGGCTGGCCGCTGTTTCGACCGCCGCAGACGACTGGGTCCGGTCCAGGGTCTCCGCTACTGCAGCATCGTCCGGGACGTCAGGTTGCCGGTCAGCCCTGGCCTCGGCGGTACCATCGGCGAACGCTTCGGCGGAACCTCCGGCGAACCCGTCGGCGGACCCTTCGCCTGCAGCTGTTTCGGCGCCCGGGAGGGTGGGGGAATGCGGGCTGGTGTACTCCGCGTTATGGACAGGCCCTGGACCAGCCGTGGGCTCGCTGCTCGTTCCGACGGACGCGCCGGCCGGCGGATTGTCTTCACGCGGCACTGCCATGGATCCGCCGGCTTCGGACCACTGGGTCTCCCACTCGGCCGCATCCTCCTGCACACGCCCGTCTTCCTGCACACGCCCGTCTTCCTGCACACGCCCGCCTTCCTGAGCGGGCTCGTCATCCGGGGCCAGGCTGCTGGTTCCGGTTTCGGTCTCATGCTCGGAGGGAGCGCTGCTCCCGCTCTCAACGGCCCCGCTACGGGAATTCGAAAGGGGGGCCGCCTCGGAAGGCCCGACGGCGTCGGCGCCCGCCGCCCGCTGGGCCGGGCCGGCTGTCCCACCGGTAGCTGCGCCGGACACTTCTGGGGTCTCATCCGCCGTCGTCGGGGGTACCGGCTCGGCGGCCCGTCCGAAGCCTGCCGCGCTGGGGATTCCGGCGGTTGCTGCGGCCTCGGCAGAGGCTGCGGCGCTGCCGCCTGCCAGGGCCCCGTCAGCCCGTATTGTGCCGGTACCATCGGACGAGCCAGCCCGGTCCTGGCCTGCAGAGCCGCCGGTCCCGGCGGAATTGCTGCGGTTGAGCAGCCACCAGACAACACCGACTATCAGCACGATGACAATAATCCAGAAGACAAAATCCATAACAGAGCCCTTCGGTCCGGATGGCAAGGTTGCCGTTCACTGACGGTACGTCGGCGTGAACGGGACTGTCTAGGTTTGTGTCCCGGCGCCCAGACTCGGCCTGAGCAGCAGTGATGCCAACGCAGGAGCCGTTTCCGAAGAACACTCTGCCGTAACGTAGCCTCTCTACATGGACTTCAAGCGGCTGCGGATCCTGCGCGAACTTGCCGACCGGGGCACGGTGGGGGCCACCGCCGAAGCCATGCATGTCACTCCATCGGCCGTCTCCCAGCAGCTCAAAACGCTGCAGGAGGAGCTTGGCGTGGTCCTTGTGGAGAAATCGGGCAGGGGAGTTCGGCTGACGGAGGCCGGCCAGGCAATGGCCTCCGCTGCGGCGGACGTATCCACGGCGATGGCCCGGGCGGAGGCAACAATCGACGCCTACCGCCACGGCTGGCAGGCCCATGTCAGGGCAGCCTTTTTCCCCAGCGCGGCCGAGATGTTCCTCCCCGGTCTCCTGCACCGTGTCAAAACCATCGGAGGCCTGCACTTTGAGGCCCATTTTGAGGATCCCGGCATCGCCGGTTTCGCCGGGCTGGCGTCGGACTACGACATTGTCCTGGCACACAGCGTGGATGGGCCGGAGGTATTTTCCAGCCACGGGCTGGTGGTGGTTCCACTGCTCAACGAGCCGCTCGATGTCGCCATGCAGGCCGGTCATGCGCTGGCGGCGAAATCCCGCCTGACGGCCCGGGATGTGGTTGGGTATCCCTGGATGGGCGTCCCGGACGGCTTCCCCTTCGACGCCGTCCTGCGCCAGATCGAAAAGCAGGCAGGTTCCGCGGCGGTGAGGGCTCAGTTGTTTCCCGACCTCCGGGTCCTTGAAGCGCTGGTGAGTTCGGGCCACGGGCTGTCCCTGCTGCCGCGGTACACGGCGGCGGCCAATCAGGGCAAGGGCTTTGTGCTCCGCCCACTGGTGGGCGTGACAGCCCGGCGCAGCATCGTGGCGCTGGCCCGTCCTGACATCGCTGCCCGGACCACAGTCCGGGAGGTGCTGGACATGCTCAGGCTTGAAGCCGAGACCGTCGCAGCTGGCCTCGCACCGCGTGATTCCTGACACGTCCTTGCCGCCCAGCAGCCCCTCATCTCATCATTCGAGACGAGAGTCCACTATTCGATCGAAATATTCCCGAAAATGGGCTTAACGGACGGTTCCGGGTCGTTGGCCTCCTGATCGGAGTCATAGACTTTGACCCATGAGTGAGGACACCCAGATCGCGACCGAGAACAAGCCTGACATCAAGCCCCGCAGCCGGGTGGTCACCGACGGAATCCACGCAGCGCCCGCGCGCGGCATGTTCCGGGCGGTCGGTATGGGGGATGACGACTTTGCAAAACCCCAGATCGGCGTCGCGAGCTCCTGGAACGAAATCACTCCCTGCAACCTTTCCCTGAACAGGCTCGCCCAAGGAGCCAAGGAAGGTGTCCACGCCGGCGGTGGCTTCCCCATGCAGTTCGGCACCATCTCCGTCTCCGACGGCATCTCCATGGGCCACGAGGGCATGCACTTCTCGCTGGTTTC from Arthrobacter pascens includes:
- a CDS encoding PQQ-dependent sugar dehydrogenase, with amino-acid sequence MVLLLSGCTGDGNELPTGNSTSIGTGTSSKPAVAERLDLQLSVPWATVFLPDGTAIISERDSALLKAVRNGRPTTIGRVPDVVPGGEGGLLGLALSPTFSTDNHLYLYFTARQDNRIARVKLQEKPDGSLMFGDPDVIFTGIPKASIHNGGRIRFGPDGFLYVGTGDSTRREQPQDPNALGGKILRLTPEGDPAPGNPFGNAVYSLGHRNVQGLAWDSAGRFWASEFGPDVNDELNLILPGANYGWPAVTGAPHRDGFLDAKVVWPSTADSSPSGLEIVGSTAYLGALRGQRLWKVPLDGENAGTPVAYFTREYGRIRDVVLAPDGRIWLLSNNQDPDFVLALPPPG
- a CDS encoding sunset domain-containing protein; protein product: MDFVFWIIVIVLIVGVVWWLLNRSNSAGTGGSAGQDRAGSSDGTGTIRADGALAGGSAAASAEAAATAGIPSAAGFGRAAEPVPPTTADETPEVSGAATGGTAGPAQRAAGADAVGPSEAAPLSNSRSGAVESGSSAPSEHETETGTSSLAPDDEPAQEGGRVQEDGRVQEDGRVQEDAAEWETQWSEAGGSMAVPREDNPPAGASVGTSSEPTAGPGPVHNAEYTSPHSPTLPGAETAAGEGSADGFAGGSAEAFADGTAEARADRQPDVPDDAAVAETLDRTQSSAAVETAASHMEEPERDDAGFGTGTEPAGHLAVDQPYGEGSASPGSDGSGPADYTVKGDAGSMVYYEEGHPDYEQTRAEVWFESAAHAEAAGFRAPRRNRL
- a CDS encoding LysR family transcriptional regulator; amino-acid sequence: MDFKRLRILRELADRGTVGATAEAMHVTPSAVSQQLKTLQEELGVVLVEKSGRGVRLTEAGQAMASAAADVSTAMARAEATIDAYRHGWQAHVRAAFFPSAAEMFLPGLLHRVKTIGGLHFEAHFEDPGIAGFAGLASDYDIVLAHSVDGPEVFSSHGLVVVPLLNEPLDVAMQAGHALAAKSRLTARDVVGYPWMGVPDGFPFDAVLRQIEKQAGSAAVRAQLFPDLRVLEALVSSGHGLSLLPRYTAAANQGKGFVLRPLVGVTARRSIVALARPDIAARTTVREVLDMLRLEAETVAAGLAPRDS